One part of the Saccharomyces mikatae IFO 1815 strain IFO1815 genome assembly, chromosome: 1 genome encodes these proteins:
- the CNE1 gene encoding calnexin (similar to Saccharomyces cerevisiae CNE1 (YAL058W); ancestral locus Anc_7.5), with product MKVAYLQWLFLNIVLVKAEPLRPNVMLRKDSFWENFQAYTDTKHLYKEWITSEATNEEGAKIYGAEWRLSQGPLRGSIRDKGLAVRTSNTAAMIGRLLETPIHVSESDTLVVQYEIKLDTSLTCGGAFIKLVSGLTNVGALENYMPNKTGVELVFGPDYCAPEINSVQFAINKIHKITHEPKLRYLQETPLSKLTDTSQSHLYTLILDESTQSFQILIDGKIVMAREHVEDKKKVGFEPPITPALMIPDVTVPKPHSWDDRIRIADPEMVKPTDWDELEPLMIPDPDDVKPLEWDDSVSKYILDPGAQEPSWWEESEHGEWVPPLIKNPLCTAERGCGQWVPRLVKNPKYKGPWEPSEIINPDYMGEWHPPEIDNPLFYQEHQPLRVENEINGVILEFWSGSPNMLISNIYVGKNVTEAQIIGNKTWVMRHRAFRDLEDSTERKFMNKRLGNLQSGFQNERDSPNPFDRIIDYILEQPPKALLTAAVMLLTMMAFSYIVSK from the coding sequence ATGAAAGTTGCATACCTACAGTGGttatttttaaatataGTTTTGGTGAAAGCTGAACCGCTACGACCCAATGTCATGTTAAGAAAGGATTCCTTCTGGGAAAACTTCCAAGCTTATACTGACACAAAGCATTTGTACAAGGAGTGGATCACCAGTGAAGCCACTAACGAGGAAGGAGCTAAGATTTATGGTGCAGAATGGCGATTGTCGCAGGGTCCATTGCGAGGGTCTATACGGGATAAAGGCCTCGCAGTTCGAACATCTAATACCGCAGCTATGATTGGACGTCTCTTGGAAACTCCCATTCATGTTTCTGAATCAGATACTTTAGTAGTCCAGTACGAGATTAAGTTAGACACATCTTTGACTTGTGGTGGCGCTTTCATCAAATTAGTATCAGGTTTGACGAATGTTGGGGCGCTGGAGAACTATATGCCAAATAAGACAGGTGTGGAATTAGTGTTTGGCCCGGATTATTGTGCCCCAGAAATAAACAGCGTGCAATTTGCCATCAACAAGATTCACAAGATCACGCACGAACCCAAACTTAGATATTTACAAGAGACCcctttatcaaaattgaCTGACACTTCTCAATCACATCTGTACACGCTCATATTAGATGAATCTACCCagtcttttcaaattctgaTTGACGGTAAAATAGTCATGGCAAGAGAACATGTCgaagacaagaaaaaggtcGGTTTTGAACCACCTATCACACCAGCTTTGATGATTCCTGATGTTACAGTACCGAAACCTCACAGTTGGGACGATCGCATTCGGATTGCAGATCCTGAGATGGTAAAGCCCACTGACTGGGATGAACTAGAACCATTGATGATTCCAGATCCAGACGACGTCAAACCATTAGAGTGGGATGACTCTGTCTCCAAATACATTCTCGACCCGGGTGCTCAAGAGCCCTCCTGGTGGGAAGAATCTGAACACGGTGAATGGGTACCACCCCTGATCAAAAACCCTCTTTGCACTGCAGAACGTGGTTGTGGCCAGTGGGTACCAAGGCTGGTGAAGAATCCCAAGTACAAAGGTCCATGGGAACCTAGTGAAATCATAAATCCCGACTACATGGGAGAATGGCATCCGCCAGAAATTGATAATCCACTATTTTACCAAGAGCATCAGCCACTGCGTGTAGAAAACGAAATTAATGGTGTGATACTTGAATTTTGGAGTGGATCTCCTAACATGTTGATAAGCAACATTTATGTCGGTAAAAACGTAACAGAGGCCCAAATCATCGGGAATAAGACTTGGGTAATGAGACATCGCGCATTTAGAGACCTCGAAGATTCCACAGAACGTAAATTCATGAACAAGAGACTAGGAAATCTACAATCCGGTTTTCAAAACGAAAGAGATTCTCCCAATCCCTTTGATCGCATCATAGATTACATACTCGAACAACCTCCCAAAGCTTTACTTACTGCCGCCGTCATGCTCTTGACAATGATGGCTTTTAGTTATATAGTGTCTAAATAG
- the GPB2 gene encoding Gpb2p (similar to Saccharomyces cerevisiae GPB2 (YAL056W) and GPB1 (YOR371C); ancestral locus Anc_7.9), whose translation MEISSSPWNDGGYSSYESSKAAVSPLSSALEHEERTESRRSLGDHCFHPLPYVTNYISVFALFGKEVFGDRGNVSLRNEYLLKKYYSLKKPFVLRHNSHAVKNPDMPSQRNDILQTNFMVDKFLNRTVRSVNFNKFKIISDIQSKNTRGANTGASLDQGSESFQNICLPSIPSTMPYFQYYRKLLTVNTKEWDILKLHSLWIPNLRKNFKDFSLYGDRNPSEKSTDDNGEDIIVKRDLFFERVPGRQIFDGRGYVSEGYEISSGNMVIPSLFSEDKLPALTYHCSVELNGNIYLFGGLMPCYSYEEDAPMLNDFFVDGIKNLPPPLLPQVINNPSMVNNPHLYVASVASCRFYKPKMGGYIPPPLLCVQGSRLTDRHIFFYGGFEIRTETRGDENGKYHLKKRLYVNNTGYILDIVSFKFTKIDIIVQPSKYNAYPTMSSRFGHLQISIDNPNRRNSVHSASTNESNKVGGVSAGRFERPAVLSSSPHSNSTAYCVHTVIIFGGYRQTGDDRYEAMNDLWKIEIPVTRRGKKGYCKFSETANAILMTPREKDKLDWPEERAFAAFSVHGTSLMDRSSLDMRLLNNLKKYFVIKPSYISQDRAVSPKPVFPMMVHGTHQDLFNNGTAAEETSTAGASASGSNAGDRFDPDIDHDFHNFMVKPGIKLSAIPMTAIGKQRLILSQEKCISKTVVLHGGSNGLNVLDDMWLMDLESEKWTPIETFASSNSSKNDDEKIDTVNVGLVGHKMESIGRICVCIGGMIQEDVDEFYSEDADEPSRKRNTDTLPLGCNFLNTIDLSTQCWKEHKIILSKKENDENKNEDTNSNILVGVGGTSLQCDKSIILIGGLVSRRTNLKEIYLHGTILKSIFPSVNPSA comes from the coding sequence ATGGAAATTTCTAGTTCACCATGGAACGATGGTGGATACAGCTCCTATGAGAGTAGCAAAGCCGCTGTATCACCATTGTCATCAGCATTAGAACATGAGGAACGGACAGAAAGCCGCCGGTCTTTGGGCGACCACTGTTTTCATCCCTTACCTTATGTGACAAACTACATTTCTGTTTTTGCGCTATTTGGTAAGGAGGTGTTTGGTGACAGGGGGAATGTGAGCCTAAGAAATGAATATCTgctgaaaaaatactattctttgaagaagcCATTCGTATTACGACATAATAGTCATGCGGTAAAGAATCCAGACATGCCGTCTCAGAGAAATGACATCTTGCAGACCAACTTCATGGTGGACAAATTTCTGAATCGTACAGTGCGGTCAGTAAATTTTAATAAGTTCAAAATAATCTCCGATATACAGAGCAAAAATACTCGAGGAGCAAATACGGGCGCAAGTCTGGATCAAGGCTCCGagtcttttcaaaatatttgttTGCCATCCATACCATCAACGATGCCTTATTTCCAATATTACAGGAAATTATTGACAGTAAATACCAAAGAATGggatattttgaaattgcaCAGTTTATGGATACCAAATctaagaaagaattttaaGGACTTTTCACTGTATGGTGATAGAAACCCTTCAGAAAAGTCCACTGATGATAATGGTGAAGACATTATTGTGAAGAGGGATTTGTTTTTCGAGAGAGTCCCAGGTCGCCAGATTTTTGATGGTAGAGGTTATGTCTCTGAAGGGTatgaaatttcttctggTAATATGGTTATCCCGTCCCTATTTTCGGAAGACAAGCTTCCTGCATTAACATACCATTGTTCTGTCGAATTAAATGGGAACATTTACCTATTTGGGGGATTAATGCCGTGCTACAGCTACGAGGAGGATGCACCAATGTTAAACGATTTTTTTGTAGACGGGATAAAAAACTTACCTCCACCGCTGCTACCTCAAGTGATCAATAATCCATCAATGGTAAATAATCCTCATCTTTATGTGGCTTCTGTAGCATCGTGCCGTTTTTACAAACCTAAGATGGGAGGTTATATACCACCCCCATTACTATGTGTTCAAGGGTCCAGATTAACTGACCGacatattttcttttatggCGGGTTTGAAATTAGGACAGAAACCCGTGGTGATGAGAATGGTAAGTATCAtctcaagaaaagattgtATGTTAACAACACTGGCTATATTCTTGATATTGTATCGTTTAAGTTTACCAAAATAGACATTATAGTACAACCTTCTAAGTATAATGCATATCCGACAATGTCATCGAGGTTTGGTCACTTACAGATTTCCATTGATAATCCtaatagaagaaatagcGTTCATTCTGCAAGCACTAATGAAAGTAATAAAGTGGGAGGTGTTTCTGCAGGGCGATTCGAACGACCTGCGGTACTTTCTTCGTCACCCCACAGTAATTCCACTGCTTATTGCGTGCACACAGTTATCATATTTGGTGGCTACAGACAAACTGGTGATGATCGTTACGAAGCAATGAATGATTTGTGGAAGATTGAAATACCTGTGACACGGCGTGGTAAGAAAGGTTATTGTAAGTTTTCAGAGACAGCCAATGCAATACTCATGACACCAAGGGAAAAGGACAAATTAGATTGGCCCGAAGAAAGAGCTTTTGCTGCGTTTTCAGTTCACGGAACGTCATTAATGGATAGGAGTTCGCTTGATATGAGACTCCTgaacaatttaaaaaagtaTTTCGTTATAAAACCATCATATATATCACAGGACCGTGCTGTTAGTCCTAAACCGGTTTTTCCCATGATGGTTCATGGCACGCATCAAGACCTTTTTAATAATGGCACTGCAGCAGAAGAAACCTCGACGGCTGGTGCCAGCGCCAGTGGTTCAAATGCCGGTGATCGCTTTGACCCCGATATCGATCATGATTTTCATAATTTCATGGTCAAACCAGGGATAAAGTTGTCCGCTATCCCCATGACTGCAATTGGTAAGCAGAGATTAATTTTGAGCCAAGAGAAGTGTATCAGCAAAACAGTTGTATTACATGGAGGGTCCAACGGTCTCAATGTACTTGATGATATGTGGCTGATGGACTTGGAAAGTGAGAAATGGACACCAATAGAGACATTTGCGAGCTCAAACTCGAgcaaaaatgatgatgaaaaaatagatACTGTCAACGTAGGTCTCGTTGGCCACAAAATGGAAAGCATCGGACGAATATGCGTATGTATAGGCGGTATGATCCAAGAGGATGTTGACGAATTTTACTCGGAGGATGCCGATGAGCCTTCTCGAAAACGTAATACCGACACATTACCGTTGGGttgtaattttttgaacacAATTGATTTGAGCACGCAATGTTGGAAAGAACATAAAATTATTCtatctaaaaaagaaaatgatgagaataaaaatgaagacacaaattcaaatatATTAGTTGGTGTCGGTGGGACTTCTTTGCAATGTGACAAGAGTATTATTTTAATTGGCGGACTGGTGTCCAGAAGAACTAAcctaaaagaaatatatttGCATGGTACCATATTGAAAAGCATTTTTCCTAGTGTAAACCCTAGTGCTTAA
- the BDH1 gene encoding (R,R)-butanediol dehydrogenase (similar to Saccharomyces cerevisiae BDH1 (YAL060W); ancestral locus Anc_7.3): MRALAYFKKGDIHFTNDIPKPEIQTDDEVLIDVSWCGICGSDLHEYLDGPIFMPKDGECHALSNAGLPLAMGHEMSGIVAEVGPKVTKVKVGDHVVVDAASSCADLHCWPQSKHYSSKPCEACKKGSENLCTHGGFIGLGVISGGFAEQVAVSEHHIIPVPKEIPLDVAALVEPLSVTWHAVKISGFKKGSSALVLGAGPIGLCTILVLKGMGAGKIVVSEVAERRIEMAKNLGVEVFNPSKHGQKSIEVLRGLTKSHDGFDYSYDCSGIQVTFETSLKALTFKGTATNIAVWGPKPVPFQPMDVTLQEKILTGSIGYVVEDFEGVVQAIHNGDITLEDCKQLITGKQKIEDGWEKGFQELMDHKESNVKILLTPNNHGEMT; the protein is encoded by the coding sequence ATGAGAGCTCTGGCATATTTCAAGAAGGGTGACATCCATTTCACTAATGACATCCCTAAGCCCGAGATTCAAACCGACGATGAAGTTCTTATTGATGTCTCTTGGTGTGGGATTTGTGGCTCGGATCTTCACGAGTACTTGGATGGCCCAATCTTCATGCCTAAGGATGGTGAGTGTCATGCTCTGTCCAACGCTGGTCTACCTCTAGCAATGGGGCATGAAATGTCAGGAATTGTCGCTGAAGTAGGTCCCAAGGTGACAAAGGTGAAGGTTGGCGACCATGTGGTCGTCGATGCCGCTAGCAGTTGTGCGGATCTGCACTGCTGGCCACAATCCAAGCATTACAGCTCTAAGCCTTGCGAAGCTTGTAAGAAGGGCAGTGAAAACCTATGCACACATGGCGGTTTTATTGGATTAGGTGTTATCAGCGGCGGTTTTGCTGAGCAAGTTGCTGTCTCTGAACACCACATTATCCCCGTTCCGAAGGAAATCCCATTGGATGTGGCTGCTTTAGTTGAACCTCTTTCTGTCACCTGGCATGCAGTCAAGATATCCGGCTTCAAAAAGGGTAGCTCAGCTCTGGTTCTTGGTGCAGGTCCTATTGGGTTGTGTACCATCTTGGTGCTAAAGGGAATGGGGGCTGGTAAAATCGTAGTGTCTGAAGTTGCAGAGAGAAGAATAGAAATGGCCAAGAATCTAGGCGTCGAAGTCTTTAACCCCTCCAAGCACGGTCAAAAATCCATAGAAGTATTACGTGGATTGACCAAGAGCCATGACGGGTTTGACTACAGTTATGACTGCTCTGGTATTCAAGTTACTTTTGAAACTTCCCTCAAAGCATTGACCTTCAAGGGAACCGCCACCAACATTGCTGTCTGGGGTCCAAAGCCTGTGCCATTCCAACCAATGGATGTGACCCTGCAAGAGAAAATCCTCACCGGTTCGATCGGCTATGTCGTCGAGGACTTTGAAGGAGTGGTTCAAGCAATCCACAACGGAGACATTACCTTGGAAGACTGTAAACAACTGATCACAGGTAAGCAAAAGATTGAGGATGGTTGGGAAAAGGGTTTCCAAGAGTTGATGGATCATAAGGAGTCCAACGTGAAGATTCTATTGACTCCCAACAATCACGGTGAGATGACGTAA
- the PEX22 gene encoding ubiquitin-protein transferase activating protein PEX22 (similar to Saccharomyces cerevisiae PEX22 (YAL055W); ancestral locus Anc_7.13), translated as MVQLSGRKLNKSRTLGIVGATVAVLATSYYIYQKLTSTNGDGDTRLSKDDVTEENKKARKSKCIIMSKSIQRLTINWNEYANDDLVLLVPMSQTNGSLKQQIEDIFQKSGNEHKIIYCDTMDGLWSCVRRIGKFHCILNSKDFTGSDNNNTVVIPDDIGRFAKLIVDSDIESMLVDAICN; from the coding sequence ATGGTACAACTATCGGGCAGGAAACTAAACAAATCGAGAACATTAGGTATAGTGGGCGCAACAGTGGCAGTGTTGGCCACATCatactatatatatcaaaaacTGACGAGCACAAACggtgatggtgatacaAGACTTTCAAAGGATGACGTTAcggaagaaaataagaaggCAAGGAAGAGTAAATGTATCATAATGAGTAAATCGATTCAAAGACTGACCATAAATTGGAATGAATATGCCAATGACGACCTCGTTTTGCTGGTTCCTATGAGTCAGACTAATGGATCATTGAAACAACAAATCGAGGATATCTTCCAGAAATCAGGAAACGAACACAAAATCATATACTGCGATACTATGGATGGATTATGGTCGTGCGTAAGAAGAATAGGCAAGTTTCATTGCATACTAAATTCGAAGGACTTTACAGGTAGtgataataacaatacaGTGGTAATTCCTGATGATATTGGCAGGTTTGCCAAACTTATTGTTGACAGCGATATAGAAAGTATGCTGGTCGACGCGATATGCAATTAa
- the ECM1 gene encoding Ecm1p (similar to Saccharomyces cerevisiae ECM1 (YAL059W); ancestral locus Anc_7.4) yields the protein MAKKISKNSRAARQSDAFDPEVKDLSELPRAEKTDLTNILIRTAAKNEALLEAKISKKANKSKRGKKINKKVLEDKLANSISSMDKDRLVKALNFTNRLDGKIAKSISRAKYIQNTRKAGWDSTNETIKKELAFLSGGLSVGVKRVTGGDASNEDEEAPEVFDSLAEEKIIQKAPANRFGVLPDDVEE from the coding sequence AtggcaaagaaaatatcaaagaacTCTAGAGCTGCTAGGCAGTCGGATGCTTTTGATCCCGAAGTAAAAGATTTAAGTGAACTACCTAGAGCTGAGAAAACAGACTTGACCAATATTTTGATTAGAACAGCTGCCAAGAATGAAGCATTATTGGAAGCAAAAATTTCTAAGAAAGCTAACAAAAGTAAGAGGGgcaaaaagataaataaaaaggTTTTGGAAGACAAACTGGCTAATTCCATCTCATCCATGGACAAAGATCGTTTAGTGAAGGCATTAAATTTCACTAATCGTTTGGATGGTAAGATTGCAAAGTCTATATCTCGTGCCAAGTACATTCAAAATACAAGAAAGGCTGGCTGGGATAGCACCAATGAAACTATAAAGAAAGAGCTGGCATTTTTGAGCGGGGGTTTATCAGTGGGTGTAAAAAGGGTGACTGGAGGTGACGCTAGcaatgaagacgaagaggCTCCAGAAGTATTTGACTCGTTAGCAGAAGAGAAGATAATACAGAAAGCTCCTGCTAACAGATTTGGTGTCTTGCCAGATGATGTTGAAGAATAG